A region of Leishmania mexicana MHOM/GT/2001/U1103 complete genome, chromosome 8 DNA encodes the following proteins:
- a CDS encoding putative 40S ribosomal protein S15A, producing the protein MTMMSVLANALRTIASAERRGKRQVLIRPSSKVVVKFLQVMQKHGYIGEFEIIDDHRAGKIVVNLNGRLNKCGAICPRFDCATTDYEKWMKNILPSRQFGFVVLTTSLGIMDHEEARSRNTGGKVLGFFY; encoded by the coding sequence ATGACGATGATGAGCGTTCTCGCGAACGCGCTTCGCACGATTGCGAGCGCGGAGCGCCGTGGCAAGCGCCAGGTGCTcatccgcccctcctccaaggtggtggtgaagtTCCTGCAGGTGATGCAGAAGCACGGCTACATTGGCGAGTTCGAGATCATCGATGACCATCGCGCTGGCAAGATCGTCGTGAACCTGAACGGCCGCCTGAACAAGTGCGGCGCCATCTGCCCGCGCTTCgactgcgccaccaccgactACGAGAAGTGGATGAAGAACATCCTGCCCTCCCGTCAGTTCGGCTTCGTGGTGCTGACGACCTCGCTCGGCATCATGGACCACGAGGAGGCCCGCTCCCGTAACACTGGTGGTAAGGTGCTCGGCTTCTTCTACTAA
- a CDS encoding putative diphthamide synthesis protein: MQTLDDAQHDEKQQRETQRKLGLPTNYRFEIDKCIKRIKEKDARRVALQFPEGLLMFAIPIADILEEATGSEMVILGDVTYGACCVDDFSAAALGCDFLIHYGHSCLISIKDCIVANMMYVFVEIDIDVQHFIDTVKALVPADARVACIGTVQFISSMRAGLRVLQAEHFIHPVVIPQNRPLSTGEVLGCTSPKVNPAEVDVVLYVGDGRFHVESFLIAHPGLSALQYDPYKKTLSRETYATAEMRTLRREAVEKARAAQSFAIVMGTLGRQGHPRVVDRIIALAQRQGKRVTLLLMSEIFPHKMAMLEDVDCYIQVACPRLSIDWGYAFDRPLLSPYEAEVALGNAQWGEEYPMDHYSREGGNWAVYTDKSL; the protein is encoded by the coding sequence ATGCAGACACTAGACGACGCACAGCACGatgagaagcagcagcgggagacGCAGCGTAAGCTGGGCCTCCCCACCAACTACCGCTTTGAAATTGACAAGTGCATCAAGCGCATCAAGGAAAAAGATGCCCGCCGTGTCGCCTTGCAGTTTCCCGAAGGGCTGCTTATGTTTGCCATCCCCATCGCTGACATTCTGGAGGAGGCTACGGGGTCTGAAATGGTCATCCTAGGCGATGTCACATATGGGGCGTGCTGTGTCGATGATTTCTCGGCTGCAGCCCTCGGGTGCGACTTTCTCATCCACTACGGACACAGCTGCCTCATCTCCATCAAAGACTGCATTGTAGCGAACATGATGTACGTCTTCGTCGAGATCGACATCGATGTACAGCACTTCATTGACACCGTCAAGGCTCTCGTGCCCGCAGATGCGCGGGTGGCGTGCATCGGCACCGTCCAGTTTATCTCGTCCATGCGAGCagggctgcgcgtgctgcaaGCGGAGCACTTTATCCACCCCGTCGTCATCCCGCAAAACCGCCCACTGTCAACTGGTGAGGTGCTCGGCTGCACGAGCCCCAAGGTGAACccggcggaggtggacgtgGTGCTCTACGTGGGCGACGGACGCTTTCATGTGGAGTCCTTTCTCATTGCGCACCCTGGCCTCAGCGCCCTCCAGTATGACCCGTACAAAAAGACGTTGTCGCGAGAGACCTACGCCACGGCCGAGATGCGGACACTTCGCCGCGAGGCCGTTGAGAAGGCAAGGGCGGCACAGAGCTTTGCGATTGTAATGGGGACTCTAGGCCGCCAGGGACACCCCCGCGTCGTTGACCGCATCATTGCGCTAGCACAGCGCCAGGGAAAGCGCGTGACGCTGTTGCTCATGTCAGAAATCTTTCCGCATAAGATGGCAATGCTTGAGGATGTGGACTGCTACATCCAGGTTGCTTGTCCGCGACTTTCCATCGACTGGGGCTACGCCTTCGACCGCCCGCTGCTGTCTCCGTACGAGGCTGAGGTGGCCTTGGGCAACGCCCAGTGGGGGGAAGAGTATCCGATGGACCACTACTCCCGCGAAGGAGGTAACTGGGCCGTGTACACCGACAAGTCCCTGTAG